From Saccharomycodes ludwigii strain NBRC 1722 chromosome IV, whole genome shotgun sequence, one genomic window encodes:
- a CDS encoding 60S ribosomal protein uL4 (similar to Saccharomyces cerevisiae YBR031W | RPL4A | Ribosomal Protein of the Large subunit (paralog of YDR012W | RPL4B)), which produces MSRPQVTVQSLTGEATSSALPLPAVFSAPIRADIVRTVFTSVNKNKRQAYAVASNAGEQTSAESWGTGRAVARIPRVGGGGTHRSGQAAFGNMCRGGRMFAPTKTWRKWNVKVNHNEKRYATASAIAASAVSSLVLARGHRVEKVQEIPLVVSSDLESVTKTKEAVAALKAVGAHADVVKVIKSKKLRAGKGKYRNRRFTQRKGPLVVYAEDKGLVKAFRNIPGVETANVASLGLLQLAPGAHLGRFVIWTETAFAKLDQVWGSETVASAKSGYSLPSNVVSSTDITRIINSSEIQTVVRPAGQSTQKRSHVLKKNPLKNKQVLLRLNPYAKVFAAEKLGSKKIEQAKAKAAGAEFSSTLKHD; this is translated from the coding sequence ATGTCTCGTCCACAAGTTACTGTTCAATCATTGACTGGTGAAGCCACCTCCAGTGCTTTGCCATTACCAGCTGTTTTTTCTGCTCCAATTCGTGCTGATATTGTTCGCACTGTTTTCACTTCTGTTAACAAGAACAAGAGACAAGCTTACGCTGTTGCTTCCAACGCTGGTGAACAAACATCTGCTGAGTCCTGGGGTACTGGTCGTGCTGTTGCCCGTATTCCACGtgttggtggtggtggtacCCACAGATCCGGTCAAGCTGCATTTGGTAACATGTGTCGTGGTGGTCGTATGTTTGCTCCAACCAAGACCTGGAGAAAATGGAATGTCAAAGTTAACCACAACGAAAAGAGATATGCTACTGCCTCTGCTATTGCTGCCTCTGCCGTTTCCTCTTTAGTTTTGGCTAGAGGTCACAGAGTCGAAAAGGTTCAAGAAATTCCATTAGTTGTTTCCTCCGACTTGGAATCTGTCACCAAGACCAAGGAAGCCGTTGCTGCTTTGAAGGCTGTTGGTGCTCATGCTGATGTCGTCAAGGTTATCAAGTCCAAGAAATTGAGAGCTGGTAAAGGTAAGTACAGAAACAGAAGATTTACTCAAAGAAAAGGTCCATTAGTTGTTTACGCTGAAGACAAAGGTTTGGTCAAGGCTTTTAGAAACATTCCAGGTGTTGAAACTGCTAATGTTGCTTCTTTGGGCTTATTGCAATTGGCCCCAGGTGCCCATTTGGGTAGATTTGTTATCTGGACTGAAACTGCTTTTGCTAAGTTGGATCAAGTTTGGGGTTCTGAAACTGTTGCTTCTGCTAAATCTGGTTACTCCTTGCCATCCAACGTTGTTTCTTCCACTGATATCACTAGAATTATCAACTCTTCTGAAATTCAAACTGTTGTCAGACCAGCTGGTCAATCAACTCAAAAACGTTCTCATGTCTTGAAGAAGAACCCATTGAAGAACAAACAAGTTTTGTTGAGATTGAACCCATACGCCAAAGTTTTTGCTGCTGAAAAGTTAGGTTCCAAAAAGATTGAACAAGCCAAAGCTAAAGCTGCCGGTGCTGAATTCAGTTCTACTTTGAAGCACGATTAG
- the DID2 gene encoding Did2p (similar to Saccharomyces cerevisiae YKR035W-A | DID2 | Doa4-Independent Degradation), translated as MSNSLENTLFQLKFTSKQLQKQANKTLKESNVQKKKLTKILSSSDGVDNEVAKVYASNVIRKKNEHLQLLKLSSRIDAVASRISTAITMNNVSKNMFGVVKGMDRALMSMNLEQITMIMDKFEKQFEDMDASVEAYQSINENNNPSSLVDQDEVDNLINMIHDETGLTSKMDSLPSMANKKVGKVAEEAEETENTEKEDLLAKRLKALRG; from the coding sequence ATGTCTAATTCACTAGAGAATACACTATTTCAACTAAAATTCACATCTAAGCAATTGCAGAAACAagcaaataaaacattaaaGGAATCTAACGTacagaagaaaaaattaaccaaAATCTTATCATCCTCCGATGGAGTAGATAATGAAGTAGCCAAGGTTTATGCCAGTAATGTcatcagaaaaaaaaatgaacatTTACAGTTATTAAAACTTTCAAGCAGAATTGATGCGGTAGCTAGTAGAATTTCTACAGCCATAACGATGAATaatgtttcaaaaaatatgtttggTGTTGTTAAAGGTATGGATAGGGCTTTAATGAGTATGAATCTAGAACAGATAACTATGATCATggataaatttgaaaaacaatttgAAGATATGGATGCAAGCGTGGAGGCTTATCAAAGTATcaatgaaaacaataatcCAAGCTCTCTGGTTGATCAAGATGAGGTtgataatttaattaatatgATTCATGATGAAACTGGTTTAACATCTAAAATGGACAGTCTACCCTCTATggctaataaaaaagttggaAAAGTAGCTGAAGAAGCCGAGGAAACAGAAAATACTGAAAAAGAGGATTTATTGgcaaaaagattaaaagcTTTAAGAGGATAA
- the GAP1 gene encoding amino acid permease GAP1 (similar to Saccharomyces cerevisiae YKR039W | GAP1 | General Amino acid Permease): MSESSSTEKKNAYVVQDLEKENLDTGYSIDNVSRVETAAPDSQSDTHKSRWQNFKDSFKPVELEELDPNLTEAEKIAVATARSPLQRDLTPFAIQMISLGGAIGTGLFVGSGNSLRTGGPAGILIGYGISGTFIYTMIVAAGELAVTFPISGGIVTYPTRMVEESFGFALAFNYMFQWLVVLPLELVAASITVNYWGTPDRYRDGFVALFYLVVVCINLFGVKGYGMAECVFSMIKVTTVVGFIILGIILTCGGGPVKGYIGGKYFHALPLVGDTEGERFKGVMSVFVSAAFAFAGSELVGLAAAETKDPRRALPKAAKQTFWRITLFYMLSLLMVGLLVPYTNPRLIGSSSADATASPFVLAIETHGIKGLPSLINVVILISVLSVGNSAVFGCSRSLCAMAEQGFIPHWFRYIDRSGRPLVGIITTCTFGLLCFLAASPKEGLVFDWLYAIAGLSSLFTWFSIMLCHIRFRRALSAQNRSTDELSYLAPTGVWGSYYGCFIIFLVLVAQFWIAVWPTGTKPNANDFFQQYLSLPVVLFMYIVHKLWRRDWTIFIRAKDIDIDTGRRETDLEALKAELAEERAILAAKPIWYRVYKFWC; encoded by the coding sequence atgtcTGAGTCATCAAGCaccgaaaaaaaaaatgcctACGTCGTGCAGGATCTCGAAAAAGAAAACCTAGACACAGGTTACTCCATCGACAATGTCTCTAGAGTCGAGACTGCTGCTCCCGATTCTCAATCTGATACACATAAGAGCCGTTGGCAAAACTTTAAGGATTCTTTTAAACCCGTCGAATTGGAAGAATTGGATCCTAACTTAACTGAAGCCGAAAAGATAGCTGTTGCCACTGCTAGATCCCCATTACAAAGAGATTTAACCCCCTTCGCCATTCAGATGATTTCCCTAGGTGGTGCCATTGGTACGGGTTTGTTTGTTGGTTCCGGTAACTCTTTGAGAACTGGTGGTCCAGCCGGTATTTTGATTGGTTATGGTATTTCAGGTACATTTATTTACACTATGATTGTCGCTGCTGGTGAATTGGCTGTCACATTCCCTATTTCCGGGGGTATCGTTACTTACCCAACCAGAATGGTTGAGGAATCCTTTGGTTTTGCTCTTGCTTTCAATTATATGTTTCAATGGTTAGTCGTTCTTCCATTAGAATTAGTCGCTGCATCTATTACTGTCAATTATTGGGGAACACCGGATCGTTACAGAGATGGGTTTGTCGCTTTGTTCTATTTAGTTGTTGTCTGTATCAATTTGTTTGGTGTCAAAGGTTACGGTATGGCTGAATGTGTTTTCAGTATGATCAAGGTCACTACCGTTGTTGGTTTCATTATTTTAGGTATTATCTTAACCTGTGGTGGTGGTCCAGTAAAGGGTTATATCGGTGGTAAATACTTTCACGCTTTGCCTCTAGTTGGTGACACAGAAGGTGAAAGATTCAAGGGTGTTATGAGTGTCTTTGTCAGTGCCGCCTTTGCCTTTGCAGGTTCGGAATTAGTTGGTCTAGCTGCTGCAGAAACTAAAGACCCTCGTAGAGCTTTGCCAAAGGCCGCAAAACAAACCTTTTGGCGTATTACTCTTTTTTACATGTTATCCTTGTTAATGGTTGGTTTATTAGTTCCATACACTAATCCAAGATTGATTGGTTCATCCTCCGCCGATGCTACAGCCTCTCCATTTGTTTTAGCCATTGAGACCCACGGTATTAAGGGTTTGCCTTCTTTGATTAACGTTGTCATTTTAATATCTGTTCTTTCTGTTGGTAACTCTGCCGTCTTTGGTTGTTCTAGAAGTTTGTGTGCTATGGCTGAACAAGGTTTCATTCCTCACTGGTTCCGTTATATCGACAGAAGTGGTAGACCATTGgttggtattattactaccTGTACCTTTGGTTTATTGTGTTTCTTAGCTGCCTCTCCTAAGGAAGGTTTAGTCTTTGACTGGTTATATGCTATTGCTGGGCTTTCGAGTTTGTTTACCTGGTTTTCTATTATGTTATGTCACATTAGATTCAGAAGAGCTTTGAGTGCACAAAACAGATCTACAGATGAATTATCTTATTTGGCCCCAACAGGCGTATGGGGTTCCTATTATGGGTGTTTTATCATCTTTTTGGTTTTGGTTGCCCAATTCTGGATTGCTGTTTGGCCTACAGGTACTAAGCCAAATGCTAATGATTTCTTCCAACaatatttatctttacCAGTTGTATTATTCATGTATATCGTGCACAAGCTTTGGAGAAGAGACTGGACAATATTCATTAGAGCTAAGGATATCGATATTGACACTGGTAGAAGAGAAACGGACTTGGAGGCTTTGAAAGCTGAACTTGCCGAAGAAAGAGCTATTTTGGCAGCTAAACCAATTTGGTATAGAGTGTATAAGTTCTGGTGTTGA
- the RKM3 gene encoding protein-lysine N-methyltransferase (similar to Saccharomyces cerevisiae YBR030W | RKM3 | Ribosomal lysine (K) Methyltransferase), which translates to MSNTSESDVKHILNFVENNDVQFLSSHLELKKSALGGIGVFATQDIEAEHILLRVPKSSIFTAENSTIANALVDAEIDGMLALNIAFIYEVSVFKEKSHWFEYLRTIKWVDNEGQLYLPPSYYEDAKRKQYLRGTTLDTMYNGLSPQSEVENGFSIACDLAVKISSEYHLEIPKIFATENLDDKQIWRNLLEFVSVGYSISSRCFEIDRYHQYGLVIIADLFNHHVTSPDVHFESVFDVCDKCGEVGECGHIIAEEKLTAIEELQKKPEKIGTFDHKQLDNFTRQLENNQELSDDELLENPNETFIEDRVIQGIIPDECVDIRLVNNVKKGEEIFNSYGELSNSLLLARYGFVVENNPCDVVNMADAVIQYSRKASADLKARIDWWKDMGHEFYFVWYESKRSEEEEEDEEEDEEEPENGDSRDGKNSQDAPYDGENIQDDGQKEDFDKPSKWLDEMFIDNQGKLTPLMLAFVKLLSFNKFEWEKFYTEDPNELWDRVKCLELNSSALLSNKKTRKILEDIVAFKAKWIIPKDADSNIKILLSSENFILDQVRSK; encoded by the coding sequence ATGTCTAATACTTCAGAATCAGATGTCAAACACATATTGAATTTTGTGGAAAACAACGATGTCCAATTTTTATCTAGTCATttggaattaaaaaaatctgCACTAGGAGGAATTGGTGTTTTCGCTACACAGGACATAGAAGCAGAACATATCTTATTAAGAGTACCTAAATCTAGCATATTTACAGCAGAAAATAGCACTATTGCTAATGCATTAGTAGATGCAGAAATTGATGGCATGTTGGCTTTGAATATTGCGTTTATATACGAAGTTTCTGTTTTTAAGGAAAAGTCACACTGGTTTGAATATTTGCGCACCATTAAATGGGTTGATAATGAAGGCCAATTGTATTTACCACCGAGCTATTACGAAGAtgcaaaaagaaaacaatatCTACGTGGTACCACATTGGACACTATGTATAATGGATTATCTCCACAGAGTGAAGTAGAAAATGGGTTTTCCATAGCGTGTGATTTGGCTGTTAAAATTTCATCGGAGTATCATCTAGAAATACCGAAAATTTTTGCAACAGAAAACTTGGATGATAAACAAATATGGAGAAATCTGTTAGAGTTTGTTAGTGTAGGATATTCTATCTCTTCTCGTTGTTTTGAAATAGATCGGTACCACCAGTATGGCCTAGTAATTATTGCCGATTTATTTAACCATCATGTCACTTCACCAGATGTGCATTTTGAATCTGTGTTTGATGTTTGCGATAAATGTGGTGAGGTTGGCGAATGTGGGCATATAATAgcagaagaaaaattaactgCAATTGaagaattacaaaaaaagcCAGAAAAAATTGGCACTTTTGATCACAAGCAATTGGACAATTTTACAAGACAGcttgaaaataatcaaGAGCTCTCTGACGATGAATTACTTGAAAATCCAAACGAAACATTTATTGAGGATAGAGTTATTCAGGGGATAATTCCAGATGAATGCGTGGATATTAGGTTAGTGAATAATGTTAAGAAAGGAGaggaaatttttaattcatatGGAGAACTGTCCAATTCTCTTCTTTTGGCAAGATACGGGTTTGTTGTGGAGAATAATCCATGTGACGTGGTAAATATGGCTGATGCAGTGATTCAATATAGTAGGAAAGCATCGGCGGATCTTAAGGCACGTATTGATTGGTGGAAAGATATGGGGCAtgagttttattttgtttggtATGAAAGCAAAAGATCTGAAGAGGAGGAGGAAGATGAAGAGGAAGATGAAGAGGAACCGGAAAATGGCGACTCTCGCGATGGGAAAAATAGTCAAGATGCTCCTTACGATGGTGAAAACATACAGGATGATGGTCAAAAAGAAGATTTTGATAAACCCTCAAAATGGTTGGATGAAATGTTTATTGATAACCAAGGTAAATTAACGCCTTTGATGCTTGCTTTTGTCAAGCTACTaagttttaataaatttgaatGGGAAAAGTTTTATACGGAGGATCCAAATGAATTATGGGATAGAGTGAAATGTTTGGAACTTAATTCCTCTGCCTTGTTaagcaacaaaaaaaccaGAAAGATATTGGAAGATATCGTTGCATTCAAAGCTAAGTGGATCATTCCAAAAGATGCAGATTCTAATATAAAGATTCTTTTGTCCAgtgaaaattttattttggacCAAGTTCGTTCCAAGtga
- the HMT1 gene encoding protein-arginine omega-N methyltransferase HMT1 (similar to Saccharomyces cerevisiae YBR034C | HMT1 | HnRNP MethylTransferase) produces MSKTTATESATDKSKLSQTEQHYFTSYDHYGIHEEMLQDTVRTMSYKNAIMRNKSLFKDKIVLDVGCGTGILSMFAAQAGAKHVIGVDMSNIIEMAKVIVEKNGFANKITLIRGKLEDITLPYKKVDIIVSEWMGYFLLYESMMDTVLYARDKYLVEGGLIFPDKCSIHVAGLEDSQYKEQKLGYWENVYGFDYSPFIPLVKKEPLVDTVQNSAVNTTRCKLIEFDLNTVKIEDLAFESEFKLEAKRQDFINGLIAWFDIEFPYEKRKGNTPVYFSTGAHASYTHWKQTVFYFADDLECEIGDILKGKLKCSPNNRNNRDLDIVIDYEFMPKGPGSRQRRVIGQNEYIMQ; encoded by the coding sequence ATGTCCAAGACAACTGCTACCGAGTCAGCCACTGACAAATCGAAATTATCACAAACAGAACAGCATTATTTCACTTCCTATGACCATTATGGTATTCATGAAGAAATGTTACAAGATACAGTTCGTACAATGTCCTATAAGAATGCTATAATGCGcaataaaagtttatttaaagataaaattgttttagATGTTGGTTGTGGTACAGGTATTTTGTCCATGTTTGCCGCTCAAGCTGGTGCCAAACATGTTATCGGTGTTGATATGAGTAATATCATCGAGATGGCCAAGGTAatagttgaaaaaaatgggtTTGCCAATAAGATTACTTTAATACGTGGCAAATTAGAAGATATTACTTTGCCTTACAAAAAGGTTGATATAATTGTTTCTGAGTGGATGGGTTATTTCCTTTTGTATGAAAGCATGATGGATACTGTTTTATATGCTAGGGACAAGTACTTGGTTGAAGGTGGCCTTATCTTCCCAGATAAGTGTTCTATTCATGTTGCAGGTTTGGAAGACAGTCAGTacaaagaacaaaaattaGGCTACTGGGAAAATGTTTATGGTTTTGATTATTCTCCATTTATCCCACTTGTTAAAAAGGAGCCTTTGGTTGATACTGTACAAAACTCCGCAGTAAACACCACGAGATGTAAACTAATTGAGTTCGACTTAAATACAGTCAAAATTGAGGATTTGGCTTTTGAATCCGAGTTTAAATTGGAAGCTAAAAGACAAGATTTCATAAATGGGCTTATTGCTTGGTTTGATATTGAATTTCCATATGAAAAGCGCAAGGGGAATACGCCTGTTTACTTTAGCACTGGTGCTCATGCATCTTATACGCATTGGAAACAAactgttttttattttgcagATGATTTGGAATGTGAAATTGGCGATATTTTAAAGGGTAAATTGAAATGTTCTCCAAACAACAGAAACAACAGAGATTTGGACATTGTAATTGATTATGAGTTTATGCCAAAGGGACCTGGGTCTAGACAAAGGAGAGTAATTGGACAAAATGAGTATATTAtgcaataa